Proteins encoded within one genomic window of Dermatophilus congolensis:
- a CDS encoding sigma-70 family RNA polymerase sigma factor, whose amino-acid sequence MTVSDENQLSAASSTESSVDIDELCRVHLPLVHFEVRSIGSRLPSHVYMDDLVSAGMAALAAAARSFDPSLGVPFGRYAVRRIRGALLDELRSADWATRSLRSKVRRRDAVHDELAAKLGRRPEVGEVAQALGVSVSELEKLDADLHSSVVLRLDVITDGAGGDGSGVDALLPSSVATPEATLLARERRAYLRDAVAVLPERLRVVVRGCFFEDRPMRELAEELGVTESRISQMRAEALKLLRDGMNSQLSPEMLESGGRGGAGGGGAVARRKAAYYAQVAARSNYRERLTTAVDALEEITLFSSRESA is encoded by the coding sequence GTGACCGTTTCTGATGAAAACCAACTCTCCGCAGCGAGTTCCACTGAGAGTTCGGTTGATATTGATGAGTTGTGTCGTGTGCACCTTCCTTTGGTGCATTTTGAGGTGAGGTCGATCGGTTCTCGGTTGCCTTCTCATGTGTATATGGATGATTTGGTGTCTGCGGGTATGGCGGCGTTGGCTGCTGCCGCGCGCTCGTTTGATCCGTCGTTGGGTGTGCCGTTTGGTCGGTATGCGGTGCGGCGTATTCGTGGTGCGTTGTTGGATGAGTTGCGTTCTGCGGACTGGGCTACGCGTTCGTTGCGCTCAAAGGTGCGTCGTCGTGATGCGGTGCATGATGAGTTGGCTGCGAAGTTGGGGCGTCGCCCTGAGGTGGGTGAGGTGGCGCAGGCATTGGGTGTGTCGGTGTCCGAGTTGGAGAAGTTGGATGCTGATCTGCATTCGTCGGTGGTGTTGCGTCTTGATGTGATTACTGATGGGGCCGGTGGTGATGGCTCTGGGGTGGATGCGTTGTTGCCTTCGAGTGTGGCTACGCCTGAGGCGACGTTGTTGGCGCGTGAGCGTCGTGCGTATTTGCGTGATGCGGTGGCTGTGTTGCCTGAGCGGTTGCGTGTTGTGGTGCGGGGGTGTTTTTTCGAGGATCGCCCGATGCGTGAGTTGGCTGAGGAGTTGGGGGTGACGGAGTCGCGTATTTCGCAGATGCGTGCGGAGGCGTTGAAGTTGTTGCGTGATGGGATGAATTCGCAGTTGTCGCCGGAGATGTTGGAGTCTGGTGGGCGTGGTGGTGCTGGCGGTGGTGGTGCGGTAGCGCGGCGTAAGGCTGCGTATTACGCGCAGGTCGCGGCTCGTTCCAACTACCGCGAACGACTGACGACTGCCGTTGATGCCTTGGAAGAGATCACGCTATTTAGCTCACGTGAGTCAGCGTGA